The following proteins are encoded in a genomic region of Nicotiana sylvestris chromosome 4, ASM39365v2, whole genome shotgun sequence:
- the LOC104222382 gene encoding uncharacterized protein gives MEKEAKKEAFRKYLEASGVLDALTKVLVALYEQNDKPSSALEFVQQKLGGPTVSEYEKLQAELSDLQIRYDELLKEHQEKCRELEESKHTQVEASTKEPNVENAHEEEL, from the exons atg GAAAAGGAAGCAAAGAAAGAAGCTTTCAGAAAGTATCTGGAGGCCAGTGGAGTTCTTGACGCTCTAACCAAAG TCCTTGTCGCACTGTACGAACAGAATGACAAACCTTCTTCTGCTCTTGA ATTTGTCCAGCAAAAGTTAGGTGGTCCAACGGTGTCCGAATATGAAAAGCTACAAGCTGAGTTATCAGATTTGCAAATCAGATATGATGAACTTCTAAAAGAGCACCAAGAAAAATGCAGGGAG TTAGAGGAATCGAAACACACACAAGTAGAAGCATCAACTAAGGAGCCTAACGTCGAAAATGCTCATGAAGAAGAACTCTAA